One uncultured Flavobacterium sp. genomic window carries:
- a CDS encoding DUF6814 family protein, which yields MNTIKQILGVLWILLAIAATYFCIFEFGLPKLLSDKQDDLVFGIIILFILTPLIVLGLGTFGYFALIGEYNDKKK from the coding sequence ATGAATACAATTAAACAAATTTTAGGTGTTTTATGGATTCTTCTCGCAATTGCTGCGACTTACTTTTGCATATTTGAATTTGGGCTGCCTAAACTACTTTCAGACAAACAAGATGATCTCGTTTTTGGTATCATCATTCTTTTTATCCTTACTCCATTAATTGTTTTAGGACTGGGAACTTTTGGCTATTTTGCCTTGATTGGTGAATATAATGACAAAAAGAAATAA
- a CDS encoding MFS transporter, which translates to MSKTSTKGIWKVISASSMGTMIEWYDFYIFGSLAVVISTKFFPSDNPTAAFLSTLATFAAGFVVRPFGALFFGRLGDIIGRKYTFMATLLLMGGSTFLIGCIPGYETIGFLAPLLVLILRLLQGLALGGEYGGAATYVAEHAPVGQKGYWTSWIQTTATIGLFISLMVILATKNILSAEDFDSWGWRVPFWVSIVMVGISYLIRKNMAESPVFAKAKKEGTTSKNPLKESFGNRYNLKFVLLALFGATMGQGVVWYTGQFYAMSFMKTVMNIDSSQVDGLLGIALLIGTPFFIVFGWLSDKVGRKYIMMGGMLLAILFYRPIYRMMYNTTDVSYKTEIIEKTKQAVEITKNNDSIVTIKKEFTDGTSLLEKRSYVANKKEPQVNTSININSSDEWTLILLVFIQVLFVTMVYGPIAAFLVEMFPTKIRYTSMSLPYHVGNGIFGGLLPAISTYFVTHAKQAGKADFYLDGLWYPIIIASVCFVIGMVYIDNKNKTNHL; encoded by the coding sequence ATGAGTAAAACTTCTACAAAAGGCATTTGGAAAGTGATTTCAGCCTCCTCAATGGGAACTATGATTGAATGGTATGATTTCTATATTTTTGGAAGTTTAGCAGTCGTAATTTCAACAAAATTCTTTCCAAGTGACAATCCTACTGCGGCTTTCTTGTCGACATTAGCCACTTTTGCTGCAGGATTTGTGGTTCGTCCTTTTGGAGCTTTGTTTTTTGGAAGACTTGGTGATATCATTGGCCGTAAATATACTTTTATGGCTACTTTATTATTAATGGGTGGCTCTACTTTTTTAATAGGATGTATTCCGGGTTATGAAACTATTGGTTTTCTTGCTCCGTTATTGGTTCTAATTCTTCGTTTGCTACAAGGTCTCGCGCTTGGCGGCGAATATGGCGGCGCAGCTACTTATGTTGCAGAACACGCTCCTGTTGGTCAAAAAGGATATTGGACTTCCTGGATTCAGACCACAGCTACGATTGGTTTATTTATCTCTTTAATGGTTATTCTGGCTACTAAAAATATTCTTTCTGCCGAAGATTTTGACTCCTGGGGATGGCGGGTTCCGTTTTGGGTTTCTATTGTTATGGTTGGTATTTCATATTTGATTCGGAAAAATATGGCCGAATCTCCTGTTTTCGCGAAAGCAAAAAAAGAAGGAACAACGAGTAAAAATCCGTTAAAAGAAAGTTTTGGAAACCGCTATAATCTGAAGTTTGTATTACTGGCATTATTTGGTGCTACAATGGGACAAGGTGTTGTTTGGTACACGGGACAGTTTTATGCCATGAGTTTTATGAAAACGGTAATGAATATAGATTCCTCACAAGTTGATGGATTACTAGGAATTGCTCTCTTAATAGGAACTCCGTTTTTTATTGTTTTTGGATGGCTGAGCGACAAAGTAGGTCGAAAATATATTATGATGGGCGGTATGTTGCTTGCTATTTTATTCTACAGACCCATATATAGGATGATGTACAATACAACTGATGTAAGTTATAAAACCGAAATCATAGAAAAAACAAAACAAGCTGTAGAAATTACAAAAAACAACGACTCAATTGTCACTATTAAAAAAGAATTTACAGACGGAACATCTTTACTCGAGAAAAGATCGTATGTTGCAAATAAAAAAGAGCCTCAGGTGAACACATCAATAAACATTAATTCAAGCGATGAATGGACTTTGATTTTACTGGTTTTTATTCAGGTTCTGTTTGTAACGATGGTTTATGGCCCAATTGCTGCTTTTTTAGTAGAAATGTTCCCAACAAAAATCAGGTATACGTCAATGTCACTGCCGTATCATGTTGGAAACGGAATTTTTGGAGGTTTACTTCCGGCTATTTCAACCTACTTTGTAACACATGCAAAACAAGCAGGAAAAGCAGATTTTTATCTTGACGGACTTTGGTATCCTATTATTATAGCTTCTGTTTGCTTTGTAATTGGAATGGTTTATATCGATAATAAAAATAAAACAAATCACCTTTAA
- a CDS encoding alpha-amylase family glycosyl hydrolase: MKKTLLLFFLLLSVFSFAQIQPATYSVSPAVFEETTSITITINGSSINETTWGVTDNSLYLWAWAFDTNDTTQKGTPNNGAWDASSDASKFTYNAASDTYTKTFTPTTYYNTTGIGKIGFLIKAKNGTGDKKSQDILVEVGSFQVNLTAPIENSSTIIASGSNFTITATNTNGAASYSLKANGVVINTSASTSSYSYSHSNITDNQSYELSVTQGATTIVKKFTAIVNPNTVSEGMPAGLVDGINYNAADVTKATLVLDAPLKDFVYVAGSFNNWQPSSAYAMKKDPASGKFWLELTGLVSGENNTYQYWVVEATPIANSPSLVKTADPYSTLVLSPYDDPSVPAASYPNMPVYPAGQNYEVTVLKTGQTPYNWQVANFAKPEKDKLVVYEVLIRDFDANRNYQSLIDKIDYFKTLKINAIELMPVMEFEGNESWGYNTSFHMALDKFYGTSDKLKEFIDLCHQNGIAVILDVALNHAFGRNPMVRMWMNDPDGDGFGSPTTENPYFNTVAKHSYSVGEDFNHQSLKTQYYVDRVIKQWIEEYKIDGFRWDLTKGFTQACTASDETCTNAYQQDRVDVLKKYADYSWSLDPTHYTIFEHLGTDAEEKEWANYRVTETPSKGVMMWGKMTDQYNQLSMGYATSSDISRMASSSRGFIANRLMGYAESHDEERLMYKNVQYGASNGTYNVKILNTALSRMSAIGAVSLLIPGPKMIWHFGELGWDSSIYTCNNGTVNDASATIAGDCKLETKPQPQWVNNWLGNTNRNKIYYDWAKMINLKTTEPVFLGTSTISSPNSLSINIKITNSSLASTQLKDVLIVANFDLMAKNVATGFPYTGAWYNLMDNTTINVTDVNATMNLPAGEYRIYGNKQANLAIENFEKGNTVSLYPNPVSNYFTLDIVTTKVQVYAISGQLVKSFTTNGNLDFQFGISDLKTGMYLVKAFDENDNVRVVKFIKK; encoded by the coding sequence ATGAAAAAAACTCTACTATTATTTTTCCTTTTGTTGTCTGTGTTTTCTTTTGCGCAGATACAACCGGCGACCTATTCTGTTAGCCCCGCAGTTTTTGAAGAAACAACTTCTATTACCATTACAATTAACGGAAGCAGTATTAACGAGACGACTTGGGGAGTTACAGATAATTCTCTTTATTTATGGGCTTGGGCTTTTGATACAAACGATACGACACAAAAAGGGACACCCAATAATGGAGCTTGGGATGCCTCAAGTGATGCAAGCAAATTCACTTATAATGCTGCTTCTGATACTTATACTAAAACCTTTACGCCAACAACTTACTATAATACTACAGGAATTGGTAAAATTGGTTTTTTAATTAAAGCAAAAAACGGAACAGGAGATAAAAAATCTCAGGATATTTTGGTCGAAGTTGGCTCTTTTCAGGTAAATCTGACTGCGCCAATTGAAAATAGCTCAACAATTATTGCTTCTGGATCTAACTTTACTATTACAGCAACAAATACAAACGGGGCTGCAAGTTATTCCTTAAAAGCAAACGGAGTTGTTATCAATACAAGTGCAAGTACTTCAAGTTATTCATATTCTCACAGTAACATTACAGATAATCAAAGTTATGAATTGAGTGTAACTCAAGGAGCAACAACAATTGTAAAAAAGTTTACGGCAATTGTAAATCCAAACACGGTTTCAGAAGGCATGCCTGCTGGTTTAGTTGACGGAATTAATTATAATGCAGCAGATGTAACAAAAGCAACTTTGGTTTTAGACGCACCTTTAAAAGACTTTGTTTACGTTGCAGGAAGTTTTAACAACTGGCAGCCTTCATCGGCGTATGCCATGAAAAAAGATCCTGCTTCCGGAAAATTCTGGTTAGAATTAACCGGATTGGTTTCAGGCGAAAATAATACCTATCAATATTGGGTTGTTGAGGCAACGCCAATTGCAAATTCACCTTCATTGGTAAAAACAGCAGATCCGTATTCGACTTTGGTATTGTCACCCTATGATGATCCTTCAGTTCCTGCAGCTTCATATCCAAATATGCCAGTTTATCCTGCAGGACAAAACTATGAAGTTACAGTTTTGAAAACGGGGCAAACTCCATACAATTGGCAAGTAGCTAATTTTGCAAAGCCAGAAAAAGATAAATTGGTAGTTTACGAAGTTTTGATTCGTGATTTTGATGCCAATAGAAATTATCAAAGTTTGATTGATAAGATCGATTATTTTAAAACACTTAAAATAAATGCGATCGAATTAATGCCGGTAATGGAGTTCGAAGGCAATGAAAGTTGGGGTTATAATACTTCATTTCATATGGCTTTGGATAAGTTTTACGGAACTTCAGATAAATTAAAAGAATTCATTGATTTATGTCATCAAAACGGAATTGCAGTTATTCTTGACGTAGCCTTAAATCATGCTTTTGGACGTAATCCGATGGTAAGAATGTGGATGAATGATCCTGATGGAGATGGTTTTGGTTCGCCAACAACTGAAAATCCTTATTTTAATACCGTTGCAAAACATAGTTATAGTGTTGGAGAAGATTTTAATCATCAATCGTTAAAAACGCAATATTATGTAGATCGCGTAATCAAACAATGGATTGAAGAATATAAAATCGATGGTTTCCGTTGGGATTTGACCAAAGGATTTACGCAAGCTTGTACAGCATCAGATGAAACTTGTACCAATGCATACCAACAGGACAGAGTAGATGTTTTAAAAAAATATGCAGATTATTCCTGGAGTCTTGATCCTACGCATTATACTATTTTTGAGCATTTAGGAACTGATGCCGAAGAGAAGGAATGGGCAAATTACAGAGTTACGGAAACGCCAAGTAAAGGTGTTATGATGTGGGGAAAAATGACAGACCAATACAATCAGCTGTCAATGGGATATGCTACGAGTAGTGATATTTCGAGAATGGCAAGTTCTAGCCGTGGTTTTATCGCAAATCGATTAATGGGTTATGCAGAAAGTCATGATGAAGAGCGTTTGATGTATAAAAATGTTCAATACGGAGCTTCAAACGGAACTTATAATGTAAAAATATTAAATACAGCTTTGTCAAGAATGTCGGCAATTGGAGCAGTTTCGTTATTGATTCCGGGACCAAAAATGATTTGGCATTTTGGAGAATTAGGATGGGACAGCTCTATTTATACTTGTAATAATGGTACGGTAAACGATGCTTCAGCTACAATTGCCGGAGATTGTAAATTAGAAACTAAACCGCAGCCACAATGGGTTAATAATTGGTTAGGAAACACAAATCGAAACAAGATTTACTACGATTGGGCAAAAATGATCAATCTTAAAACTACAGAACCTGTGTTTTTAGGAACGTCTACTATTTCAAGTCCAAATTCGTTAAGTATCAATATAAAAATCACTAATAGTAGTTTAGCTTCGACACAATTAAAAGATGTTTTAATAGTAGCCAATTTTGATCTTATGGCAAAGAATGTTGCAACAGGTTTTCCGTATACCGGAGCTTGGTATAATTTAATGGATAATACCACTATTAATGTGACGGATGTAAATGCAACTATGAATTTACCGGCTGGTGAATACAGAATTTATGGTAACAAACAGGCAAATTTAGCGATTGAAAATTTCGAAAAAGGAAATACTGTTAGTTTGTATCCAAATCCGGTTTCGAATTATTTTACACTAGATATTGTAACAACCAAAGTTCAGGTTTATGCAATTTCGGGTCAATTGGTAAAAAGCTTTACAACAAACGGAAATTTAGATTTTCAGTTTGGAATAAGTGATTTAAAAACAGGAATGTATCTCGTGAAAGCTTTTGATGAGAATGACAATGTTCGAGTGGTTAAGTTTATTAAAAAATAG
- a CDS encoding type III pantothenate kinase, protein MILAIDVGNTRIKASVFEGSTVLGSFVFEKNELEKKIKEILKKFQNCSDLIVASVGNVEKKSFLAFEKDLNIHFFTHEDAFPFINKYATPKTLGIDRMILASGATLQFPKQNRLVIDAGTCITYDFIDENDNYLGGAISPGLRLRYEALHNFTARLPLLTMEMPESYVGNSTAQAIHSGVVNGFVYEIDGFIDEYRANFSNFIIILTGGDAEFLAKRLKNTIFANSNFLLESLNQTFQYKIDND, encoded by the coding sequence ATGATTTTAGCAATTGATGTTGGCAATACAAGAATTAAAGCTTCTGTCTTTGAGGGTAGTACTGTTTTGGGGAGTTTCGTTTTTGAGAAAAATGAGCTCGAAAAAAAAATTAAAGAAATTTTAAAAAAATTTCAAAATTGCTCCGATTTGATCGTTGCTTCGGTCGGAAATGTCGAAAAAAAATCTTTTTTGGCATTTGAAAAGGATTTAAATATTCATTTTTTTACTCATGAAGATGCTTTTCCTTTTATAAATAAATACGCAACTCCAAAAACTTTAGGAATTGACAGAATGATTCTCGCATCTGGGGCAACTTTACAGTTTCCAAAACAAAATAGACTGGTAATTGATGCAGGAACTTGTATTACCTACGATTTTATCGACGAAAATGATAATTATTTGGGCGGGGCAATTTCTCCGGGCTTACGTTTAAGGTATGAAGCGCTCCATAATTTCACGGCCAGGTTGCCTTTGCTGACTATGGAGATGCCGGAATCCTATGTAGGAAATTCGACTGCACAAGCCATACATTCAGGAGTTGTCAATGGCTTCGTCTATGAGATTGACGGTTTTATCGATGAATATCGAGCAAACTTTTCAAATTTTATAATAATTTTAACGGGAGGCGATGCAGAATTTTTGGCTAAACGATTAAAAAATACCATATTTGCCAATTCAAATTTCCTTCTGGAGAGTTTGAACCAAACATTTCAATATAAAATCGACAATGATTAA
- a CDS encoding RagB/SusD family nutrient uptake outer membrane protein codes for MKKIQIKIMGISLFMMTMLLSSCTADLNQSPDNGDSVTSDELFANPAAYKENLAKLYAGFATTGQQGPAGSPDISGIDEGTSQYIRGFWMMQELTTDEAVIAWNDGTIKDFHYQTWTSGDTFIAATFARFSFQIVNCNEFLRQTTDAKLAGRGVTDASVLADIKTYRAEARFLRAMTYWHLVDTFGAGSLVTEDSPSTFYYPEYASRAELYKFIDDELTAITPLLKAPKANEQYRVDQAAAWMLQAKLYMNAKVYIGTDNYAAALPLINKVISSGYSIHNNYNQLFLADNNKNGAQNEFIFAIAFDGLNTQTYGGTTFLVHAPVGGSMVASEFGINGGWGGIRTTSAFVNKFDAGTTDTRGQFYTKGQSKEIADIGSFTDGYAIQKFKNVDVNGVQGSDKAGNFADTDFPIFRLADAYLMYAECAIRGAGGDLGTATTYVNALRTRAKGNLITQGDLTLNFILDERGRELHWEGHRRTDLIRFGKFTGGSYLWPWKGNVISGTSTQSYRDLFPIPSGALASNQKLKQNPGY; via the coding sequence ATGAAAAAGATACAAATAAAAATAATGGGTATTTCTTTGTTTATGATGACGATGTTGCTTTCATCATGTACAGCTGACCTTAACCAATCACCAGATAATGGAGATTCTGTTACTAGTGATGAGCTTTTTGCTAATCCAGCTGCATACAAAGAAAATTTAGCTAAATTATATGCTGGTTTTGCAACTACAGGACAACAAGGACCAGCTGGAAGTCCCGATATTTCTGGAATTGACGAAGGCACAAGTCAATATATTAGAGGTTTCTGGATGATGCAGGAGTTAACCACTGATGAAGCTGTTATTGCGTGGAATGATGGAACTATTAAAGATTTTCATTATCAAACCTGGACATCAGGTGATACTTTTATTGCCGCTACATTTGCACGTTTTTCTTTTCAAATTGTGAACTGTAATGAGTTTTTAAGACAAACTACAGATGCAAAATTAGCAGGAAGAGGAGTAACAGATGCTTCGGTATTAGCAGATATTAAAACGTACCGTGCAGAAGCTCGATTTTTAAGAGCAATGACTTACTGGCATTTAGTAGATACTTTTGGAGCAGGATCATTGGTGACAGAAGATTCACCAAGTACATTCTATTATCCAGAATATGCTTCAAGAGCTGAGTTGTATAAGTTTATAGATGATGAGCTTACTGCTATTACGCCATTATTAAAAGCACCAAAAGCAAACGAACAATATAGAGTTGATCAGGCAGCTGCGTGGATGTTACAGGCTAAGTTATACATGAATGCAAAGGTTTATATTGGTACTGATAATTATGCGGCAGCACTTCCTTTGATTAATAAAGTTATTTCTTCTGGTTATTCTATTCATAATAACTATAATCAGTTGTTTTTGGCTGATAATAATAAAAACGGAGCTCAGAATGAATTTATTTTTGCTATCGCTTTTGATGGGTTAAATACGCAAACTTATGGAGGTACAACATTTTTAGTGCACGCTCCAGTTGGAGGAAGTATGGTTGCATCAGAATTTGGTATCAATGGAGGTTGGGGAGGTATTAGAACCACATCAGCTTTTGTGAATAAATTTGATGCTGGGACAACAGATACTCGTGGTCAGTTTTATACTAAAGGACAATCTAAGGAAATCGCTGATATAGGTTCATTTACTGATGGATATGCTATTCAGAAATTTAAAAATGTTGATGTTAATGGAGTTCAGGGGTCAGATAAAGCAGGAAACTTTGCAGATACTGATTTTCCAATTTTTAGATTGGCAGATGCTTATTTAATGTATGCAGAATGTGCTATTAGAGGTGCAGGAGGTGATCTAGGAACCGCTACTACTTATGTAAATGCGTTAAGAACAAGAGCAAAAGGTAACTTGATAACTCAGGGGGATCTTACTTTAAATTTCATTTTAGATGAAAGAGGAAGAGAGCTTCATTGGGAAGGACATCGCAGAACTGATTTGATTCGCTTCGGGAAATTTACCGGTGGCTCTTATTTATGGCCATGGAAAGGGAATGTTATTAGTGGTACTTCTACGCAAAGTTATAGAGATTTATTTCCAATCCCATCGGGGGCTTTAGCATCAAATCAAAAATTAAAACAAAATCCTGGATACTAA
- a CDS encoding SusE domain-containing protein translates to MKNITKLLIALLALVAISCNVEDVQDRPVIVGVDSPVLTAPSSGTAYVLSPDKADVQAERFTWKSANYGGDVEVTYTVEIDSKGNSFKTPQELGTVKSQNQVSVSVGKLNSAVLALKATPFVASDFEVRIRSNVSTNIMFSNVAGIVVTPYTTETPKLWIPGGYQNASGYGSDWTPSSAPTLLAEGYGKTAFDGYVYFATAGEFLLTPAANFDNKYTKGATAGTLIYNGSDNLQIATPGYYRIKADTDPAKLTYSATKMTWGIIGNATPGGWDTDTPMTYNPTTKKWTVIAVLTAQSAPDNGLKFRANGNWDLNYGDTGADGKLEEGGTNIGTTAGTYLITLDLSNPRNYTYSMVKQ, encoded by the coding sequence ATGAAAAATATAACAAAACTATTAATTGCTTTATTAGCATTAGTTGCAATATCATGCAACGTTGAGGACGTACAAGATAGACCAGTTATTGTGGGAGTTGATTCTCCAGTTTTAACTGCTCCTTCATCGGGCACAGCTTATGTGTTATCTCCAGATAAGGCTGATGTGCAAGCGGAACGTTTTACATGGAAATCTGCAAATTATGGCGGAGATGTTGAAGTAACTTATACAGTTGAAATTGACTCAAAAGGTAATTCATTCAAAACACCACAAGAATTAGGTACTGTTAAATCTCAAAATCAGGTTTCAGTTTCTGTAGGGAAATTAAATAGCGCTGTGTTGGCTTTAAAAGCGACTCCATTTGTTGCTTCAGATTTTGAAGTAAGAATAAGATCTAATGTAAGTACAAATATTATGTTTTCTAACGTTGCGGGGATTGTTGTAACTCCATATACTACTGAAACGCCTAAATTATGGATTCCTGGAGGATATCAAAATGCAAGTGGTTACGGTTCTGACTGGACTCCATCTTCTGCTCCAACATTACTAGCTGAAGGTTATGGAAAAACTGCTTTTGACGGTTATGTGTATTTTGCAACAGCAGGCGAATTTTTACTAACTCCTGCAGCAAATTTTGATAATAAGTATACAAAAGGTGCAACAGCTGGAACTTTAATTTACAATGGAAGTGATAATCTTCAAATTGCTACGCCAGGTTACTATAGAATAAAAGCAGACACTGATCCTGCAAAATTAACCTATTCAGCAACGAAAATGACATGGGGTATTATTGGTAATGCAACTCCTGGAGGATGGGATACTGATACGCCAATGACTTATAATCCTACTACTAAAAAATGGACAGTTATTGCTGTTTTAACAGCACAATCTGCTCCTGATAATGGTTTGAAATTTAGAGCAAATGGAAACTGGGATTTGAATTATGGTGATACTGGAGCTGATGGTAAATTAGAAGAAGGTGGAACTAATATTGGCACAACAGCAGGAACTTATTTAATCACACTTGATTTAAGTAATCCAAGAAATTACACTTACTCTATGGTAAAACAGTAG
- a CDS encoding TonB-dependent receptor, which translates to MKTIYKKLLFLFLLLPFSVLAQSTLNGTVVDKTTGQPIPGVNINVKGATGGASTDFDGKFQLSNVKNGDKIVVSFIGYKTTTLDFSGQKNLNISLEEDTNQLKEVVVQVGYGTVKKKDATGAITVLTNKDFNKGPVTSADQMIQGRVAGLQIINGGGSPGADPVVRIRSGSSLTASNDPLYVIDGVPVAAGGVEGGKNPLSTINQNDIESISVLKDASATAIYGSRASNGVIIITTKKGKAGDIKVSYNGNFQVSEVTKKVDALSSGQFRDFISANGNAAQQALVGSANTNWQDEIYRTAMGTDQNISASGGSDNIAYRASVGYTNLNGVLLKDNFERTTMGVSLTGDFFDKHLKVQVNNNTSIIKSNYSTTGAVSSAIGFDPTQSVKNADGTYFQWMTSPTEFNQLAGKNPVAMIEQQNNLGTFYRNIGNIQFDYKLHFLPELKAVANFGYDQMSGRGYGGIDANYLSGLKGSGYNNTYENIEKRNNKVMDLYLNYNKKIDAIDTQVDVTGGYTYQDFREEKNKSNNNFENDKKTVELFTPTRINLQSFFGRANFTVADKYLVTASIRRDGTSRFTEQYRWSNFPAVSVAWKLNEEGFLKNVTSINSLKLRGGWGITGQQNIGNPYPSLPLYLASNSTAQYQIGNTFYTTYRPQPYNSNLKWEETTTINIGLDFGLFNNRITGAADVYQRTTNDLLLYTQNPAFFGFSNYDNYNIGSIKNKGIELSAEVVPVQTKNLEWRIGGNITFQDSKITKLTTTQDNTPGLDTGSIGGGTGNLIQNNQVGYAPNSFYVYEQAYGADGKPLDGVFIDRNKDGVVNADDKYRFHKPTADVFYGFYTSLTYKSWDMSMNWRGSWGNFMYNNVDSGYGTYNNILTRTTDLSNGVDNLLQTGFKKQTDGQLHSDYYVQDASFVRLDNIAIGYTFNQKIKGISTLKLTMAAQNVLTITKYEGLNPEISGGIDNNIYPRPITFTLGLNANF; encoded by the coding sequence ATGAAAACAATTTACAAAAAGTTGTTATTTTTATTCCTCTTGTTGCCGTTTAGTGTACTCGCTCAAAGTACTTTAAATGGAACTGTTGTCGATAAAACAACAGGACAACCAATTCCAGGAGTAAACATAAATGTAAAAGGTGCTACAGGAGGCGCCTCTACAGATTTTGATGGGAAATTTCAATTGTCTAATGTAAAAAATGGTGACAAAATTGTAGTTTCTTTTATTGGATATAAAACGACTACACTTGATTTTTCAGGTCAAAAAAACTTAAATATTTCTCTAGAAGAAGATACGAATCAACTTAAAGAAGTAGTGGTTCAAGTAGGTTACGGAACTGTTAAGAAAAAAGACGCAACAGGTGCTATAACAGTTTTAACTAATAAAGATTTTAATAAAGGACCCGTTACTTCTGCAGATCAGATGATCCAAGGTAGAGTTGCTGGTTTACAAATCATTAATGGAGGAGGATCTCCAGGAGCTGATCCAGTTGTAAGGATTAGAAGTGGTTCGTCGCTTACTGCAAGTAATGATCCTCTTTATGTAATTGATGGAGTTCCGGTTGCGGCTGGGGGTGTTGAGGGAGGTAAAAATCCACTTTCGACAATCAATCAAAATGATATTGAATCTATTTCAGTTTTAAAAGATGCTTCAGCAACTGCAATTTACGGTTCAAGAGCTTCAAATGGGGTAATTATTATTACTACCAAAAAAGGAAAAGCTGGTGATATCAAAGTAAGCTATAACGGAAACTTTCAGGTTTCTGAAGTAACTAAAAAAGTAGATGCATTATCAAGCGGACAATTTAGAGATTTTATATCTGCAAATGGTAATGCTGCTCAACAAGCTTTGGTAGGATCAGCGAATACAAACTGGCAAGATGAAATTTACAGAACTGCTATGGGGACTGATCAAAATATCTCAGCAAGTGGAGGTTCAGATAATATAGCGTACAGAGCTTCTGTAGGATATACTAATTTGAATGGTGTTTTGTTAAAAGATAATTTTGAGAGAACTACTATGGGAGTTTCACTTACTGGAGATTTTTTTGATAAGCATTTAAAAGTTCAGGTAAATAATAATACTTCTATTATTAAAAGTAATTATAGCACTACTGGTGCTGTAAGTTCAGCTATTGGTTTTGATCCAACACAATCAGTAAAGAATGCTGATGGTACTTATTTTCAATGGATGACAAGTCCAACAGAATTTAATCAATTGGCTGGAAAAAACCCAGTAGCGATGATTGAGCAACAAAACAATTTAGGTACTTTTTATAGAAATATCGGGAATATTCAGTTTGATTATAAATTGCACTTTTTACCAGAATTGAAAGCTGTTGCTAATTTTGGTTATGATCAAATGAGTGGTAGAGGTTACGGAGGAATTGATGCTAATTATTTATCTGGTCTTAAGGGATCTGGGTACAATAATACTTACGAAAATATTGAAAAGAGAAACAATAAGGTAATGGATTTGTATCTTAATTACAATAAAAAGATTGATGCAATAGATACTCAGGTTGACGTGACAGGTGGTTATACATATCAAGATTTTAGAGAAGAGAAAAATAAATCAAATAATAATTTTGAGAATGATAAAAAGACGGTAGAGTTATTTACTCCAACACGTATTAATCTACAGTCATTTTTTGGAAGAGCGAATTTTACCGTTGCTGATAAATATTTAGTTACGGCTTCTATAAGACGTGATGGTACTTCTAGATTTACTGAACAATATCGTTGGTCAAATTTCCCGGCTGTTTCTGTTGCATGGAAATTGAATGAAGAAGGGTTTTTGAAAAACGTAACAAGTATTAACTCTTTAAAATTAAGAGGTGGTTGGGGTATTACAGGTCAGCAAAATATTGGTAATCCTTACCCTTCATTGCCATTGTATCTTGCATCAAATAGTACTGCTCAATACCAAATTGGAAATACATTTTATACAACTTACAGACCGCAACCGTATAACAGTAATTTGAAATGGGAAGAAACTACAACAATAAATATTGGATTAGATTTTGGTCTATTCAATAATAGAATTACAGGTGCTGCTGATGTTTATCAAAGAACAACAAATGATTTATTGTTATATACTCAGAATCCTGCTTTTTTCGGATTTTCTAATTACGATAACTATAATATTGGTAGTATTAAAAATAAGGGAATCGAATTATCTGCAGAGGTTGTTCCGGTTCAAACTAAAAATTTAGAATGGAGAATTGGTGGGAATATTACTTTCCAGGATTCAAAAATTACAAAATTAACTACTACTCAAGATAATACTCCAGGTCTTGATACAGGTTCAATTGGAGGTGGAACAGGAAATCTAATCCAGAATAATCAGGTTGGTTATGCGCCAAATTCATTTTATGTATACGAGCAGGCTTATGGAGCTGATGGAAAGCCTCTAGATGGTGTTTTTATTGATCGTAATAAAGATGGAGTTGTAAATGCAGATGACAAATATCGTTTTCATAAACCAACAGCCGATGTTTTTTACGGATTCTATACTAGCTTAACCTACAAAAGTTGGGATATGTCTATGAACTGGCGAGGTTCATGGGGTAATTTTATGTACAACAACGTAGATTCAGGATATGGTACTTATAATAATATCTTAACCAGAACTACTGATTTATCAAATGGTGTGGATAATCTTTTACAAACAGGTTTCAAAAAACAAACAGATGGACAATTGCACTCTGATTACTATGTACAAGATGCATCTTTTGTGAGATTAGATAATATTGCAATTGGCTATACTTTTAATCAAAAAATAAAAGGTATTTCGACGCTTAAATTAACGATGGCAGCTCAAAATGTTTTAACGATTACTAAGTATGAGGGCTTAAATCCTGAAATTTCTGGTGGTATAGATAATAATATATATCCGAGACCTATTACTTTCACGTTAGGATTAAATGCTAATTTCTAA